ATGTTAGACTACAACTGCTTTATCACACGACACAGTTACCTACATCATTAACGTACACGTGTTTTGCAAGCGATGGATCTTGCTGTCGATTGTTTGTGATTAACCACATCGAAGGGTGGATTTCGTCGCTTTCGTTCTCCTTGGGCTTGTTTATGGAAAGAGAATCTTGAACGAGCGGTGGTAAGGTGGGGATTCAAGGGAATTATGGATACGTGTCCAGTTTTTAATGGTTTAAATATGGTAAAGTCCACTACAGCCGCCAATAAAGCTTTGACAGTTGTTTTATTAACTATTAGGTAAGGTGAGAACTGGTGTTTGTAAGTCCCAGTCAGTCACAGTAgaaatttctgaattttttttatataaattatttagttaattaaataatataaaatttatttcattgtaagtctttaaaatatattatcttaaattttaattcattaaaaaatttaaaaataaaaaataatatcaaacattttttataattaaaagccaaaatatAACAAGATTGAGACAGAGAAAATAGCCAATTGAGTTTGAGCTCAATaggtaaatttattatttcaataaccaAAAAACGTGAGTTTAAGTGTGTTTAAACACATTTTTCTACCGAGCTAAAGATTCGAATAGGTTACGACTAAAAGTAAGTATTGTACATGAGGTATAAAATTTAAGATGTGGAATAGCTTCAACATATTTTGTCACCGGTGAGCATGCTAAAAGTTGTCGGACACAACTCAATAGGAGTCTTCTCTTCTTAATTCTCAGAcgtatattttattttaggtttcttaCAGTGCTTGTGCAAGAAGTTAATATGTTACTTTCGTgatgttcaaatatatataatagcttTGTGTTCATTTTGTATATTCTCTTAGCCAGATTGTGATTATTTTGCAACCAAAATGATGATCCCTAGTCTGAAGGCTTTGGTTTGTGTGTGTCAGTGagatttcttttgttttctttttagtttGATAATGGCTTAAGATAAAGGGCTTGCAAAGGAAAACACGCTTAACAATCTAGAAGAGAAACACTGATATTCAGTCGTTTAACTTGTTTTGCAAGTCACAAGTAAAAAAGGGTGGATTGGATAGTTCCAGTATAATTGAGCAAGCATGCCTATTTCGTTCCATGAGCGATCTAAAATTTCCCGTCTTCCCTTTATAATTGAGGAGCCTGCCTGCTTCAAAAATGCACTTGATTGTGTTACCTTTTACAAATTTAAATCgaacaaacaaaaagaaaaccaaCTTCAATCAAATGATTGTCTGCCAAAGATCCTATTTTAAACCTTTTTCTATGTCAATAAACTACCGATCAGGAATCAGAAATGGTAAAGTAATTTAAGGTGGTAATTTCCCAGACAAGTAGACAGAAAGTTTATCTCTCAGGTGGACACCTTCAATGTCAAAAGATTCGCAAATCCGTTGTCGGTAACCCGAATCATGGTCATGAGACAAAGGCATTTCATCCTGCACATCATCATCTTCCAAGTCAATAACAATATTGTGAAGCAAGCAGCAAACCAGGATGATCCTGGGCAACTTATGTTTGTCAGGTCTCCACATCACCCCTCGGATGATCTTCCACATTTCTTTCAGCCTTGCCAAGGCCCTGCGTGCCACCAGCCGAGTCGCCGAATGTCTTTTATTGAACTCGGTGTTAATCTCTGGTAGCTCTTTCCCCTTGTATGGTATAACAAGATACGGTAACAAAGGATAGCCTAAGTCTCCGATTATGTATTCCCTTATTTCTGATCCTTTAGACACCTCAACTTTTTTGCCATTCAATCTCTCTCCTTTATCACACAGTTTATAGAAATTTGAACTCTGAAACACCAGCCAGTCGTCGATCTTACCTGGCCAACCGGTAACGATGTCCCTGAACCTCATTTCAGGGTCCACAATTGCCTGCAGGACCATGCTATGATTCTTCTCATGATCGAGCCACACCTTACTTTCAGGGTCTGACGAAGGCAAACACATCGTAACATGAGTAGTGTCAATCACACCACAGCAATTGGGAAGTCcttgaatcttttcaaatttggACTTTATTTCCGTCATTTCTGCGTCAGTGGAAGGCCAATGCAAGTGGTGAAGACCCCTTTCTTCCATGGCCTCTATAAAGCGCCAGGTCAATTGCGAGACAGTAGAGCGATGCAGCCCGAACAGATCACCAATTGTCACTAGTGATTCACCAGAGCTTAGCCTTCTCAAAGCTACAGCTACTTGATCTTCAAAAGACAAAGGTTTTCCatttgaaaatgtgaaatttCCTGGCTTAGCCATCATGTCTTCCATCACGAGCGAACATATGTAGCTGAAAGTTTTTCtggaaattttgaaaactgattTGAACTTGTCCAGACCTTTAGATGGCGATTGAAGACCTGCAAATAGCATGAGTCAATAGGGTTGAGACTTGGAGTAGATGATCTATGGGATTTCACTAGTATCTATGGAACATTATTTCAATTATCAGGATTACTGTATCAACGAGAAAAATATAACCTTCTTAGTCTCATTTCATTAAACAATGTTCAGCCATAGGAATTGAAAATATAGAGTAGACATGCataattgtttataactggaacATTAAATAGGTAAATGATGCACATAAAGTTGAAGCATGACAGCGTCTGTTGAATCTAGTTTGCAACAATTACAGTTGGGACTGGTAGGAACCAATGTGACAGACTGCTAATACCAATGCAGAAGCTTTGATTAAACAAGATGACTCCATTCTCCTATTACTCATCATCGTAAAGACAACTCACATCTTgttgagaaagaaaaaggaagataAGTAACTAAATTCAAAGCGGTCCTCTTCGTCTTATCCGGGTAGAGCCAAGAAAAGAAGGCTCATGGAACAAGGGCAACCAACATCATGAATTTGATTAGAGGACTATTTGGATTGGTTAGAGCATACACATTAGCTTAATTGGCAATTACTTTTCCAATCAAAGCTTAGTTTCTACTGACCTGCGTCAAGCTCTTTAACTCTTATCTTATGTCTTCTTTCTTAATCTCTCCTCATTGACAAATCCTATTGTTTTTTAAGTGACACTAGTCAATGTAATCTACTGAATTGTGAACTGTAGCTAAAAACAAATGTTATGAAAAAATATCATCTGTGTATAGATTGAAAATGggagaaataaaaaatttcaacctATGGAACTTGCTGGTAAGTGAAACATAGGATTACCAGCCATTCTTTTAACATGTTCAAAGTAATCATCACCCATTTCTTTAACATTTTCCAGGTAACTAAAACTAATGTGCCCTTGCATGGTGTGTTGAATTTTAATGTAAAACGACAAGAATCACAAGATATTAAACCAGCATATAGAAGCCAGCACTGAGAAGACAAATCAAAGAAAACAAGGGAAACAGATACATGGACAAAGAGTAATAAAAAATAGGAAGAATTCAATGCTCTGAACACAAGAAATTTCTCATCAAGAAGTGACATATTTATCAGAACACATTAAGCGATAGTTTGACCAGTTGAAACCCTTGTTATTTTGAATGATAAAAGGCGTTGCAGGTTGAACTCATGAATGCAGAATATGAAGGGAATTAATTCCTGCCTAATAACCTGGTAAATAACTTGATTGATCTTATCAATAGCCTTTCATGTTAAAGATCTTATTATTCTGGATTTACTTGCTCTGTAGCATTTTCAATCAAAACATGTAATGACTGTACAAGTAAGGACTACATATATGTGAAAGATAATATTTCAAGAAATGGAAAGACCACGCATTCTGTAGATGGCATGTTTCTGGCAGAACAAGAACAATATTCAAAAAGACCAATGGATAAAGCATTTAACATAAACCAAAAGAGAAGAATCTTCAAGATGAAAGGATAAAGAATTAagataaatcaataaaaaggacgaggaagaagaataagaaaaaaGATTGTTTGTTTCGCCTACATTGGCTATTACAAATGTATAGTCAAGTTATCTACAATCTGCTTTCACAAACAATAAAAGTCATCTAGAAAGAACTAATAACAAGTCCCTTTTATTTACAACTCCATTTCTCACTTGCAGAGTCTCCATTAATAACTTAAAGCTTTCCTCAAAGTAAATCCAATCACAAACTTCAAATGTAAGATGAGAATCAGTTTGTCAACTTCATTAGCTATCTGTTAACAACGAAACCAATCTTCTTCCCCATTtaataacataaacaaaaaaGAGTGTTAGGTTAACAGAACCACTTGAAAGTCAGATTAGGGATCCTGCATACATGGTCCTAAATGTATTTCctatgcattcatatataaataGAAAACGATATAAATTGTAAAGCCAGTCAAATTTGTCTCCAGCCATGACTTGAAAACTTGTCAACTATTAAGTTTATATATCGGCAATGCCATGAATGACCAACTAAAGCAAATACCAATACAAGGTAACCAAAAAAAACAGttcaaaataaagaataaaaacagGAAAAAGAAAATGTTCAAGAGTCAGACACAGTAAAACTGTTAAAAGAAAACATACCATTCATCCTCTTGGAAAGCGCATCCCACCAATCAACAGACCGTTCCATCTCAGAAGAAGCAGAGGCATTTTCTACAGGTTTCTTCTCtacctttcttcttttctttaacCCTCTTACAGGACCCATCAGCCTAAAAAAGACACTCAATTGAATCCAAAAACAAAACCCGCTAACTCCAGCAAAACAAGAATTACGATAACTATGTTACAATTCatcaaaaagaacaaaacccATTAATTATAAACACCACCAATACATATATCACAAACCATGAGACAAACATAAACAATAGGATCCTGAAAGGAATAGTGGCAACTAATATGCAATAACTACACAAAGAAAGGAACAAAACAGCTTTGTGTTCAATGGTAGCTTCGTTGAAataaggaaggaaaagaaaaggagaaggtAGATAGTTGTTCATGTGTTACCTGATGAGAAAATCTACAGGCAAGTAAAGAAGTTTCAAAGTGTGTTGTTTTTAGACAATGTGCCAACACAAAACAAACGACATCGACATGCGAATAGACACAATCTTCTATTCTTCACAAAAACCTACTGAAACATGTTCAGATTTTTTTCCCTGGGAAGAAAAAGGGAGGGCTTTGCGTAGAGCTTTTAGTGAGATTCTCTCAAATTAAagagtatatatttatataaatatatataaaaaaaaacaaatttttaacatgcCTTAGTGtactaatgtatatatatgggatgATATATGAATTGGAAGGTCAATTTTGcaattaaaatgactaaaacgCCATCTGGTCTAATTTGGTTCATGAAATGGTAAATGAGGTGAAATTCAGTTGTAAATGGTCAGAATCCGAAGGTAGCTCTTCGTGGCTAATTTGGTCATTATGCATATGGTTTAACAAAAACAAAGCTGATTTAACACGCAATGAAAGAAGTTTATTTGCTTACTACTACCAATCATCTTAATCTATTTGCAACAATCATCACAATTTTTGGCAAACTAAAACTTCAGtttcttcttcaaaattttctacTTATGTgatcatattattttaaaaaaataaaaatcaagtattacatattttataattgtaCATACAAAGTTCATATGTTTGAATTCGTCTTTATAAGAGGTTAGGAAATCGAATGTTAATATTCTTTgcctattaatatatatatgtttaaattcctATAGGATAGCGGGTTGTGGAGTTTTAATGAAGATTTTTCTTTTGGTGGAAAAGCAGCCAGATTTTCTGCATAACAAAACTGCAATTTATTGCTTTGCAATAAGGAAAGTTTAATAATTTCAGTTCTGTTTTTGGTCACATCATATATATCTTACGTTCCCAGGGATTTCATCATGTAAGTAAAGTTTGGCGGAAGGAAGCAATGCGCCTCTTAGGCCCTTTGGGAAATTAATATTGTACAGTACTAGCTACTAGTTGACTGAAACTGTTGAAACTGGGCTTTAAACTTGTCTAAATAGAAAGGAAAGTCCAACAATTCATCTTGGCTTTATTGGCTGCTTAGCTAACAAGGGCATTTTGCTCAACCAATACCGCGCCCCCCACTCTTCAAATATGGAACCATCAGGCATAGGGCGTCAAGTGTAAACTAGAGTTATAAGTGAAGTTAAGCATATAAATCAATTTTATCTCAATTTAAATTCAATCTTTAAAAATGAAACTCCAACCTAACTCTATTTCACTTTACTTGTATTTCACCCAAGTAAAAGCTTTCATTTGGAAGTTTTAGTTATCTTAATGGGTGATCTATATATGGTTTACACaccattaataaattaaatgataacACATCATCAAAACTTTTTAAGAATAACCTAATTTTTAATGACATACCatctaattaactaaaaatacaGACTTCTACATTACCAATGTATCAAAAATTACTCCTATTCCAAATTGTTAGTAAAAAATTAGCAAAGTAAATGTTGCAACTTTCTTGGTAGAGATTAGTGAATTTTTCACATCTCCAATCGCCATGAAGAACACTCATCTTTCCAACAGTGACACCAATGCCCAAAGCAGACGATAAGACCTAGATGAAATTCCAtttcctatgttttaattcagaGTCGAACTAAATTAGTGTCAAAAAGGACATATCACAACTAGAGGTTATCGCCCGTGCACCGACAACAAGACATAGACTCCCACAAAAACCAAGGCACCAATCACCCAACCCTGCGCTTCCTATCATTGCGAAGGCAAACCGTCCGCTAAGCAGCTTGCTCTATAAATAATTTGCCATTGCTATTCCCAACAGTTCTCACTGTTTAGTTACGAAACTACAAATTACTACAATTCACATAAGTAATTCAGATCTAGACAGCGCGTCTTTCAATTATAGCTTCTACTTTAATTGGTGTCATGCGACGGTGTTGACTTTTTTCTTCCATCACTAAGTTCTCGGCTTCCTCGGTATGCACTTTGTACGCACTCCGTCCATCTCCTTTCCAGCCAGCTGCAACTGCGAGCTCCTGCTGATTAAAATGTTCCCAAATTAACCCAATTAAAAGACCAACAAACAAAGCAGAACCAGATCAAGCATCTAATAAGAATTTAAGCTTAAAACTCTCAACAGAAATTGTGTTTATCTACCTGGTCATTCCTTCAAAGTTAGTATTAATGTAGTCAAATCATTTGTCCAATATGTTTCATTACATTAAAACCCAACCGCAAGATTTAAATTCCAGGACCTCCTGGGATTCGATTACGGATCATTAATGTCAATGGCCAGCTTCGTATATAATCTGTCCTTCCTTAAGACATACAGCTGATTCCAAAACAAAAGTATAGCCATGGAAGACATACACATACATGACAGCTGTGTTATCCAAAGTCAAGC
The sequence above is drawn from the Gossypium hirsutum isolate 1008001.06 chromosome A05, Gossypium_hirsutum_v2.1, whole genome shotgun sequence genome and encodes:
- the LOC107959086 gene encoding protein ALP1-like — its product is MGPVRGLKKRRKVEKKPVENASASSEMERSVDWWDALSKRMNGLQSPSKGLDKFKSVFKISRKTFSYICSLVMEDMMAKPGNFTFSNGKPLSFEDQVAVALRRLSSGESLVTIGDLFGLHRSTVSQLTWRFIEAMEERGLHHLHWPSTDAEMTEIKSKFEKIQGLPNCCGVIDTTHVTMCLPSSDPESKVWLDHEKNHSMVLQAIVDPEMRFRDIVTGWPGKIDDWLVFQSSNFYKLCDKGERLNGKKVEVSKGSEIREYIIGDLGYPLLPYLVIPYKGKELPEINTEFNKRHSATRLVARRALARLKEMWKIIRGVMWRPDKHKLPRIILVCCLLHNIVIDLEDDDVQDEMPLSHDHDSGYRQRICESFDIEGVHLRDKLSVYLSGKLPP